The sequence AAAAACCTGTGGAAAGTTTTATAAGTCTTTCTTTAAATTAGTAGAAATTACAAGTAGAAGTCTAATACTTTTTTATGATTGCTAACAATAGTTCTAATATTAACTATAAGTCCAATTAAAAAGGTCTACCCAGATTACTGAGTAGACCTTTATCTATCTTAATTCAATTAGTTCTTTTTAATACGTAATTCACTTTCTGGGTCAAAGAAGTGACAGTGGTTCATCTTAAGTGCTAACTCTACTTTGTCTCCCATACGGATATCAGTACGAGCGTCTACTTTAGAAACAACACTTTGTCCTTCTAAGTTTGAATAGATGATTGTCTCAGAACCTAATAATTCTGCAACCTCTACTTCAAACTCAGTAGTTGATTCAGGATTCGCTTCGATATCTAATGGCTTGTCACTAATGTGCTCAGGACGAATTCCTAAGATTACCTCTTTGTCTTCGTATCCTTTATTTCTTAATAAGTCAGCCTTAGGTTTAGGAACTGTTATTTTTTTGAATTCATTAATGTGGAAGAATCCATCTTCTTTGAACATACCACGGATGAAATTCATTGGAGGTGTTCCGATGAATCCACCTACGAATACGTTATTTGGATTGTCATAAATTTCCTTTGGAGCTCCAATTTGTTGGATGTATCCATCTTTCATAACGACGATACGAGTTGCCATTGTCATCGCTTCAATTTGGTCATGGGTAACGTATACTGTAGTCGTTCCGATACGGTCATGCAATTTTGTGATTTCAGCACGCATTTGTACACGTAGCTTAGCATCTAAGTTTGATAATGGCTCATCCATTAAGAATACCTTAGCGTCACGTACGATTGCACGTCCTAATGCAACACGCTGACGTTGTCCACCTGATAATGCTTTTGGTTTACGATCTAAGTATGCTTTTAGTCCTAATATTTCTGCTGCATCTTGAACACGACGTTCAATCTCATCTTTAGGGAATTTACGTAATTTTAAACCAAACGCCATATTATCATATACATTCATATGAGGATATAGTGCATAGTTCTGGAATACCATCGCGATGTTACGGTCCTTAGGTGCTACGTCATTCATTAACTCATCGTCAATGTATAATTCTCCACCTGTAATTTCTTCAAGACCAGCGATCATACGAAGTGTAGTTGATTTACCACACCCAGAAGGTCCTACGAATACGATAAATTCTTTATCTCTAACTTCTAAGTTGAAATCAAATACTGCTTGTACATTATTGTCATATACTTTATCAATGCTTTTCATTTTCAAAGTTGCCATTTTAATATTCCTCCTTGATAGTATCTTTTGTTTTCTACATCACT is a genomic window of Haloplasma contractile SSD-17B containing:
- a CDS encoding ABC transporter ATP-binding protein produces the protein MATLKMKSIDKVYDNNVQAVFDFNLEVRDKEFIVFVGPSGCGKSTTLRMIAGLEEITGGELYIDDELMNDVAPKDRNIAMVFQNYALYPHMNVYDNMAFGLKLRKFPKDEIERRVQDAAEILGLKAYLDRKPKALSGGQRQRVALGRAIVRDAKVFLMDEPLSNLDAKLRVQMRAEITKLHDRIGTTTVYVTHDQIEAMTMATRIVVMKDGYIQQIGAPKEIYDNPNNVFVGGFIGTPPMNFIRGMFKEDGFFHINEFKKITVPKPKADLLRNKGYEDKEVILGIRPEHISDKPLDIEANPESTTEFEVEVAELLGSETIIYSNLEGQSVVSKVDARTDIRMGDKVELALKMNHCHFFDPESELRIKKN